Proteins encoded by one window of Aphidius gifuensis isolate YNYX2018 linkage group LG2, ASM1490517v1, whole genome shotgun sequence:
- the LOC122848473 gene encoding uncharacterized protein LOC122848473 has product MINIQTICLGFSIILVIIYHDQVIAAPYPYCSSCSSEERTSDQSLNFFLSKSLMIASSVVSSIIDIIYPLLFSKPLTRRIIKIGDLSAESNYCPNYHSNEYC; this is encoded by the exons atgatTAACATACAAACAATTTGTCttggtttttcaattattcttgtaattatttatcacgAT caAGTGATAGCAGCACCATATCCATACTGTTCATCATGCTCATCAGAAGAAAGAACATCAGatcaaagtttaaatttttttctatcaaaatcATTGATGATTGCCAGCAGTGTTGTATCAAGTATCATTGACATAATATATCCcctattattttcaaaaccaTTAACACGAAGAATCATTAAAATTGGTGATTTATCAGCTGAAAGTAATTATTGTCCAAATTATCATTCAAatgaatattgttaa
- the LOC122848480 gene encoding dolichyl-phosphate beta-glucosyltransferase, which yields MMITLQMIATFILIFTLLFISGFCIILYIITSPYPNVIRHKDEKYYTDGKNGEKKLFPSLNEPSSIHLSVIVPAYNEEERLIPMLDEAIEFLEKRKKSSFKYEIIIVSDGSTDKTIDVAQSYANKFESVRVLGLVKNRGKGGAVRLGMQSARGSVLLFADADGATKFGDIEKLEDSLQQILGYDYKLNPDKVANAEAVVCGSRAHLEKDETAKRSFFRLFLMHGFHFLVWALCVRGIKDTQCGFKLLTRSSAKCLFDALHVERWAFDVEMLYIAQKLNIPLTEIAVNWMEIEGSKIVPFWSWLQMGRDLGLIWLRYKIGAWKIYKYKKS from the exons atgATGATTACCTTGCAGATGATTGCAACCTTTATTCTCATATTTACTCTACTTTTTATATCTGGA ttttgTATTATATTGTACATAATAACATCACCATATCCAAATGTCATCAGGCACAaggatgaaaaatattatactgaTGGTAAAAATGGagagaaaaaattgtttcCATCATTAAATGAGCCTTCCAGTATACACCTGAGTGTTATTGTTCCAGCCTACAATGAAGAAGAAAGAC tTATTCCAATGTTAGATGAAGCCattgaatttttagaaaaacgtaaaaaatcaagtttcaagtatgaaattattattgtcagtgATGGAAGCActgataaaacaattgatgTTGCACAAAGTTATGCAAATAAATTTGAGTCTGTCAGGGTACTTGGTTTAGTGAAAAATCGTGGTAAAGGTGGAGCTGTTAGACTT GGTATGCAAAGTGCACGTGGTAGTGTTCTTCTTTTTGCTGATGCTGATGGTGCAACAAAATTTggtgatattgaaaaattagaagACAGTCTTCAACAAATTCTTGGAT atgattataaattaaatcctGATAAAGTAGCCAATGCAGAAGCAGTTGTTTGTGGCTCACGAGCACATTTAGAAAAAGATGAAACAGCAAAAAGAtcattttttcgtttatttttaatgcatgGTTTTCATTTTCTTGTTTGGGCATTATGTGTACGTGGAATAAAAGATACACAATGtggatttaaattattaacacgtTCATCAGcaaaatgtttatttgatGCACTTCATGTTGAACGTTGGGCATTTGATGTTGAAATGTTATATATtgcacaaaaattaaatattccaCTTACTGAAATTGCTGTCAATTGGATGGAAATTGAAGGCTCTAAAATTGTACCATTTTGGAGTTGGTTACAAATGGGCCGTGATCTTGGTCTCATTTGGTTGAGATATAAAATTGGTGcttggaaaatttataaatataaaaaatcttaa
- the LOC122848483 gene encoding cytochrome c oxidase subunit 6b-1, with protein sequence MSEKSNSSSQPREKFKLFIPGKSKTHQEAAAEKLKNIKNIVNEKSSSSQDDDCSEKNKKPDVSNNEFKFELTPPPDPRFQQTNQTMRCYVMYTDFYRCENILGEGNDACKMFKKIYQKVCPSVWISHWDDLRENNIMPWPKSYLDQIKSSKK encoded by the exons atgagtgaaaaatcaaattcatcatcacaaccaagagaaaaatttaaattatttattccagGTAAATCAAAAACTCATCAAGAAGCTGCTGCTGAAAagctcaaaaatataaaaaatattgtcaatgaaaaatcatcaagcagtcaagatgatgattgttcagaaaaaaataaaaaacctgaTGTATCaaacaatgaatttaaatttgaactAACACCTCCACCAGATCCCag atttcaaCAAACAAATCAAACTATGCGTTGCTATGTAATGTACACAGATTTTTATAGATGTGAAAATATTCTTGGTGAAGGTAATGATGCTTGTaaaatgttcaaaaaaatatatcaaaaagtaTGTCCAAGTGTATGGATAAGTCACTGGGATGATTTAcgtgaaaataatatcatgCCTTGGCCAAAATCCTATCTAGAtcaaattaaatcatcaaaaaaataa
- the LOC122848472 gene encoding uncharacterized protein LOC122848472 — protein sequence MKGICAVILISMVVFVCGKPSGDAAAPSQVPQLSDLIAQAKTGIDTLTKDLQEKTGINQEEFVKTVKTQSDNLVANVQSYITKVSEDIKTKSPELEKTWNDVKARLTEVTNSINAQIPDAKENASLLQEKLTSGLQVILDESNKAVKTINENSGQVQEDIAKFTKQAVEIAAQTTKNLDTKIRELAAAPAKA from the exons atgaagggtATTTGTGcagtaatattaatttcaatggTTGTATTTGTGTGTGGCAAACCAAGTGGTGATGCTGCTGCACCATCACAAGTACCACAATTAAGTGATTTAATTGCCCAAGCTAAAACTGGTATTGATACTCTTACCAAGGATCTTCAGGAAAAAACTGGAATTAATCAAGAAGAATTTGTTAAAACCGTCAAGACACAGAGTGATAATCTTGTAGCAAATGTTCAATCTTACATTACCAAAGTTTCTGAAGAt attaaaacaaaaagccctgaattagaaaaaacatGGAATGATGTTAAAGCAAGATTAACAGAAGTTACCAACAGTATAAATGCACAAATACCAGATGCCAAAGAAAATGCTAGTTTacttcaagaaaaattaacaagtggTCTTCAAGTTATTCTTGATGAAAGCAACAAAGcagttaaaacaattaatgaaaattcagGACAAGTACAAGAAGACATTGctaaatttacaaaacaagCTGTTGAAATTGCTGCTCAAACAACTAAAAATCTTGATACTAAAATTCGTGAACTTGCTGCTGCTCCAGCTAAAGCCTAA
- the LOC122848476 gene encoding splicing factor ESS-2 homolog produces the protein MDSPCSSISTPGSNALMVAKNTRDLEIFKKPTGTAVRSKNFKRKILDEDTYLDKIGEIIERDFFPHLEKLKAQNEYLDALEQNNITKMRELYEKYSSGCPISERIPSPATFETPLREEQINESVRSQRSTTSSSSTSSSSKGGKMKKKTSLDTYLSTHTSEDNASFEELIEEAEQKQRLKYSWLYEAEEKSKIKEIESNKIQNAIESKPFEVDSWKYKNKNYIMYVPDGVELTSDEKIEMAKRKQEVQHENTRLKINPFNDKQNKETISELAKTQSKTNDGKIGIDGKEIIKNQTPNINGFSFVTTPSPRPGECESPIMTWGQIEGTPFRLDGGDTPIIRSHQGPSFRMAEPPKREKIALRLAEKANERHRDRKNKALEVARKSFATPSPRSQSKIDRLATMSPAARRLATQKLKIIATPSPRRSLSRTPIIGIKTPNIISRHSDSTSGDEKESQEIVLTDNLLNLPSRNRAADFFV, from the exons atggaTTCACCTTGTTCATCAATAAGTACACCAGGTTCTAATGCCCTGATGGTTGCAAAAAATACACGtgatttagaaatatttaaaaaaccaactGGTACAGCTGTtagatcaaaaaattttaaaagaaaaattctagATGAAGATACATATCTTGATAAAATAGGTGAAATAATTGAACGTGATTTTTTTCCTCATCTAGAAAAGTTAAAAGctcaaaatgaatatttagatGCATtggaacaaaataatataacaaaaatgcgtgaattatatgaaaaatatagttCAGGTTGTCCAATAAGTGAAAGAATACCAAGTCCAGCAACATTTGAAACACCATTACGTGAagaacaaataaatgaatcagTTAGATCTCAAAGAAgcacaacatcatcatcatcaacgtcgtcatcatcaaaaggtggtaaaatgaaaaaaaaaacaagtctaGATACATATTTAAGTACTCATACAAGTGAGGATAATGCTAGTTTTGAAGAACTCATTGAAGAAGCTGAACAAAAACAAcgattaaaatattcatggcTTTATGAAGCtgaagaaaaatcaaaaataaaagaaattgaatcaaataaaatacaaaatgcaATTGAATCAAAACCATTTGAAGTTGATTcatggaaatataaaaataaaaattatataatgtatGTACCAGATGGTGTTGAATTAACatcagatgaaaaaattgaaatggctaaaagaaaacaagaagTACAACATGAAAatacaagattaaaaataaatccatttaatgataaacaaaataaagaaacaaTATCTGAATTAGCTAAAACACaatcaaaaacaaatgatgGTAAAATTGGTATTGAtggaaaagaaataattaaaaatcaaacacCAAATATTAATGGTTTTAGTTTTGTAACAACACCAAGTCCAAGACCAGGTGAATGTGAAAGTCCAATAATGACATGGGGACAAATTGAAGGTACACCATTTAGATTAGATGGTGGTGATACACCAATAATTAGATCACATCAAGGACCATCATTTCGTATGGCTGAACCAccaaaaagagaaaaaattgcTTTACGATTAGCTGAAAAAGCTAATGAACGTCACagagatagaaaaaataaagcattAGAAGTAGCAAGAAAATCATTTGCAAc TCCATCACCAAGAAGTCAATCGAAAATTGATAGATTAGCAACAATGTCACCAGCTGCTAGAAGATTAGcaacacaaaaattaaaaattatcgcTACACCATCACCAAGAAGATCACTTTCACGAACACCTATAATTGGTATTAAAACTCCAAATATAATATCTAGACACAGTGATTCAACATCTGGAGATGAAAAAGAATCACAAGAAATTGTACTAACTGATAATCTTCTTAATCTTCCATCAAGAAATAGAGCTGCtgattttttcgtttaa
- the LOC122848474 gene encoding uncharacterized protein LOC122848474 — protein sequence MARWFLIAFAITLIVGLAQALPAPQQETSTPAYEIGETWKNLGDKLNQGLETLKNDPNVQNFLKNGQDFFKDGKDFLKDGLTKLQEQTSKLVPKTDDTQKPATQ from the exons atggCACGTTGGTTTTTAATTGCATTTGCAATCACACTCATTGTTGGTCTTGCtcag gcTTTACCAGCACCTCAACAAGAAACATCCACTCCAGCATATGAAATCGGTGAAACTTGGAAAAATCTTGGTGACAAATTAAACCAGGGTCTTGAAACACTTAAAAATGATCCAAATGTCcaaaactttttgaaaaatggacaagatttttttaaagatggaAAAGATTTTTTGAAAGATGGACTTACTAAACTCCAAGAACAAACTTCAAAACTTGTACCCAAAACTGATGATACTCAAAAACCAGCaacacaataa
- the LOC122848478 gene encoding T-box transcription factor TBX1-like — protein MEMQQQYDTKHGVSDDCCYQQWTQNTHQHQEVTVPSPMQQMEACLETAGRVKRSRSPETLSLTSKISTSVRNFSKNQQQQHNDSNNNLQNDTNSNLSVTSSVDDKGSKLLLHPALIGAGAALEARPLWEEFHQLGTEMIVTKAGRRMFPTFQCRLFGLEPNTDYLLVMDFVPCDDKRYRYAFHSSAWVVAGRADPISPPRIHMHPDSPANGAHWMKQSISFDKLKLTNNQLDDNGHIILNSMHRYQPRCHVIVAPSSSTQTNTQIINFKTFTFSETRFTAVTAYQNHRITQLKIASNPFAKGFRDCEPDECDSQNNNGNLNNNVQNNNPAKRPATSSTIVTTTSPSSSSSTSTTPINYQNTIQPLSSSITNQDYHHHHHHHQFYGAGGHWNYGGHHQTGHHLNTGHYSNHHPHHGASLYGPR, from the exons ATGGAAATGCAACAACAGTATGACACAAAACATGGTGTATCAGATGACTGTTGTTATCAACAATGGACACAAAACACTCATCAACATCAAGAAGTTACTGTGCCATCACCAATGCAACAAATGGAAG ctTGTCTTGAGACCGCCGGAAGAGTAAAAAGATCAAGAAGTCCCGAAACATTATCATTGACatcaaaaatttcaacaagtgtaagaaatttttctaaaaaccaacaacaacaacataatgatagtaataataatttacaaaatgacaCAAATAGTAATTTATCAGTAACATCAAGTGTTGATGATAAAGgatcaaaattattacttCATCCAGCATTAATTGGTGCTGGTGCTGCACTTGAAGCACGTCCACTTTGGGAAGAATTTCATCAACTTGGAACTGAGATGATTGTTACAAAAGCTGGACGAAGAATGTTTCCAACATTTCAG TGTCGTTTATTTGGACTTGAACCAAATACAGATTATTTATTGGTGATGGATTTTGTGCCTTGTGATGATAAAAGATACAGATATGCATTTCATAGTAGTGCATGGGTTGTTGCTGGACGTGCTGATCCAATATCACCACCAAGAATTCACATGCATCCAGATAGCCCGGCAAATGGTGCACACTGGATGaaacaatcaatatcatttgatAAACTTAAACTTACAAATAATCAACTTGATGACAATGGACAT ataATATTGAATTCAATGCATAGATATCAACCAAGATGTCATGTTATTGTTGCACCATCATCAAGTACACAAACAAatacacaaataataaatttcaaaacatTTACATTTTCGGAAACACGTTTTACTGCTGTAACAGCATATCAAAATCATCGTATAACACAACTTAAAATAGCAAGTAATCCATTTGCAAAAGGTTTTCGTGATTGTGAACCAGATGAATGTgattcacaaaataataatggtaatttaaataataacgtacaaaataataatccagCTAAGCGACCAGCAACATCAAGTACAATTGTAACAAcaacatcaccatcatcatcatcatcaacatcaacaacaccaataaattatcaaaatacaaTACAGCCATTGTCATCGTCAATTACAAATCaagattatcatcatcatcatcaccatcatcaattttatggTGCTGGTGGACATTGGAATTATGGAGGACATCATCAAACTGGACATCATTTAAATACTGGACATTATTCAAATCATCATCCACATCATGGAGCATCACTATATGGTCCACGATAA
- the LOC122848484 gene encoding DNA-directed RNA polymerase II subunit Rpb4-like — protein sequence MSNFNQTDIIEDDAADLKFPKEFENAETLLISEVHMLLEHRKAQNESAEEEQEFSEVFMKSLNYTDRFRKFKNKEIISAVRNLLMQKKLHKFELASLANLCPETPEEAKALIPSLECRLEDEELRTILEDIHTKRSLQY from the exons atgtcAAACTTTAATCAGACAGATATAATTGAAGATGATGCAGctgatttaaaatttccaaaag aATTTGAAAATGCTGAAACACTATTGATATCTGAGGTACACATGCTTCTGGAGCATAGAAAAGCACAAAATGAATCTGCTGAAGAGGAACAAGAATTTTCTGAAGTTTTTATGAAAAGTCTCAATTATACTGATcgttttagaaaatttaaaaacaaagaaataatttcaGCAGTTAGAAa tttattgatgcaaaaaaaattacacaaatttGAGCTTGCATCATTGGCAAATTTATGTCCTGAAACACCAGAAGAAGCAAAAGCATTGATACCAAGTCTTGAGTGTAGATTGGAAGATGAAGAATTACGAACAATTCTTGAAGATATTCATACCAAAAGATCACTCCAAtactaa
- the LOC122848479 gene encoding programmed cell death protein 6 isoform X2, with translation MAFASPMPSNEFLWDVFNRVDKDRSGSITSDELQQALSNGTWTPFNPETVRLMIGMFDKSGNGTVSFEEFGALWKYVTDWQNCFRSFDRDNSGNIDRNELKTALNNFGYRLSEGLVDMLIRKYDRLGRGTIYFDDFIQCCIVLYTLTSAFRKYDTDQDGVITIHYEQFLSMVFSLKI, from the exons atggctTTTGCTTCACCAATGCCAAGCAACGAATTTCTCTGGGATGTATTTAACag agTTGATAAGGATCGTTCTGGCTCAATAACATCTGATGAGCTTCAACAGGCACTTTCTAATGGCACCTGGACACCATTCAATCCAGAAACTGTTCGTTTGATGATTG GTATGTTTGACAAAAGTGGAAATGGAACAGTCAGCTTTGAGGAATTTGGTGCACTATGGAAATACGTAACTGATTGGCAAAATTGTTTCCGTTCATTTGATCGTGATAACAGTGGTAACATTGATCGTAATGAATTGAAAACAGCACTCAATAATTTTGGATATCGTTTATCAGAGGGTCTTGTTGATATGCTCATCAGAAAATATGATCGTTTAGGAAGAGgaacaatttattttgatgattttattcaaTGCTGTATTGTACTTtat acaTTGACATCAGCATTCAGAAAATATGACACTGATCAAGATGGTGTCATTACAATTCACTACGAACAATTCTTGAGCATGGTATTCAgtcttaaaatttaa
- the LOC122848479 gene encoding programmed cell death protein 6 isoform X1 — MAFASPMPSNEFLWDVFNRVDKDRSGSITSDELQQALSNGTWTPFNPETVRLMIGMFDIDKSTTGNDATGMFDKSGNGTVSFEEFGALWKYVTDWQNCFRSFDRDNSGNIDRNELKTALNNFGYRLSEGLVDMLIRKYDRLGRGTIYFDDFIQCCIVLYTLTSAFRKYDTDQDGVITIHYEQFLSMVFSLKI, encoded by the exons atggctTTTGCTTCACCAATGCCAAGCAACGAATTTCTCTGGGATGTATTTAACag agTTGATAAGGATCGTTCTGGCTCAATAACATCTGATGAGCTTCAACAGGCACTTTCTAATGGCACCTGGACACCATTCAATCCAGAAACTGTTCGTTTGATGATTG GAATGTTTGACATTGATAAAAGTACAACTGGAAATGATGCAACAGGTATGTTTGACAAAAGTGGAAATGGAACAGTCAGCTTTGAGGAATTTGGTGCACTATGGAAATACGTAACTGATTGGCAAAATTGTTTCCGTTCATTTGATCGTGATAACAGTGGTAACATTGATCGTAATGAATTGAAAACAGCACTCAATAATTTTGGATATCGTTTATCAGAGGGTCTTGTTGATATGCTCATCAGAAAATATGATCGTTTAGGAAGAGgaacaatttattttgatgattttattcaaTGCTGTATTGTACTTtat acaTTGACATCAGCATTCAGAAAATATGACACTGATCAAGATGGTGTCATTACAATTCACTACGAACAATTCTTGAGCATGGTATTCAgtcttaaaatttaa
- the LOC122849397 gene encoding protein PFC0760c-like, with the protein MCSQGLENILKELSCQWSKYFNSSNQFMINLVNEFSGNTSDGTNNIGPCVQAITSALANSLKKIDLENLNGCSTTKNISSTTAMPSNEDDDEYDDKDDDDDDDDDNEEVQTNPKIIETNVNNEEEDDENNSEEPNNEKSKKKNKNSKDTSNSDEDIDNVEDEENSEEPNNDDSNDSDEKKKDKLKSQSKTSNSDEDIDDVDDEENSEEPSNDDSNADDNLSQENNDDDVSKCKTVILPLDNIKKLLKKSSFKDGTTIIILDKNKKETLYGRVNNKEDVIYFHPKIIDRCDQDRYAIDEDDIKEFKGCEISCS; encoded by the exons ATGTGCTCACAGggacttgaaaatatattgaaagaaTTATCATGTCAATGGTCaaagtattttaattcatccaatcaatttatgattaatttggTTAATGAATTTTCTGGTAATACAAGTGATGGAACAAATAACATTGGTCCATGTGTTCAAGCTATAACAAGTGCATTAgcaaattcattgaaaaaaattgatttagaaaatttaaatggttgTAGtacaactaaaaatatttcttcaacAACAGCCATGCCAAGTAATGAAGATGACGACGAATATGACgataaagatgatgatgatgatgatgatgatgacaatgaagAAGTTCAAACCAATcctaaaataattgaaacta atGTAAATAATGAAGAggaagatgatgaaaataattcagaGGAACCAAATAATGAAaagtcaaagaaaaaaaataaaaattccaaggaTACTTCAAATTCAGATGAAGATATAGATAATGtagaagatgaagaaaattCAGAGGAGccaaataatgatgattcaaatg acagtgatgaaaagaaaaaagacaaGCTAAAATCTCAATCAAAAACTTCAAATTCAGATGAAGATATAGATGATgtagatgatgaagaaaattcaGAGGAGCCAAGTAATGATGACtcaaatg ctgatgataatttaagtCAAGAAAATAACGATGATGATGTATCAAAATGCAAAACTGTCATACTCCcacttgataatattaaaaaattattaaaaaagagtaGTTTTAAAGATGGTACCACAATaattattcttgataaaaataagaaagaaaCATTATATGGTCGAGTTAATAACAAGGAAGATGTTATCTATTTTCAtccaaaaattattgacagaTGTGATCAAGATCGTTATGCCattgatgaagatgatataaaagaatttaaagGATGCGAAATAAGCTGTTCATGA
- the LOC122848475 gene encoding uncharacterized protein LOC122848475, whose protein sequence is MKIIFQVTAIILLLSIIACNASSRCRCGDLGEGTNPCEGKKDVKTRKCTVPGHRREKPRHYASPAAIKAAHAAKEAEKAIIRSSPSITTVVKSGRQYRLGGYGGCKSANSPTSSASHIQNIDSIENEEYHRETVNKLKKLPACERVFPKFKPIELKSSASSSSSSSASLVPSESKIRVFPAKPSLPKCTKCGDKVGPLASCGHQSHQNSQSFGSANTFLTFNDQGVPKLTEIQFPTSLASNSNSAPTSNCNLNDFDEAIGAPGMSFADQEKWYRGETKPVNEPADPISQHIFFQHVLEQTKRGKKTKAAMSEAKLNFGPIQRPQNVEQNKTKIEAQEAKLYSLDGPIYELITQPPQPSCAETIEEYQEDRQMSERIQHDLLHQGKKIAESSPSHQYSYSNLGYKPVKKNSNTFVIRDSCAPPPSLTIEPAKTNCGCSGTGASSCTGSCGCSGGSSCNGSCGCKGCGTSGTGACGCTGGTNCNGSCGCSGGNNSNEQSIHPLIKDIDSSYESGRVEIDSSSVESAPSYSDESKVYCNKCKNLYY, encoded by the exons ATGAAGATTATATTTCAAGTAacagcaattattttattgttgtcaaTAATTGCATGTAATGCATCAAGTCGATGTCGTTGTGGTGATTTGGGTGAAGGAACAAATCCATGTGAAGGTAAAAAAGAcgtaaaaacaagaaaatgtACTGTACCAGGACATAGACGTGAAAAACCACGTCATTATGCATCACCAGCAGCAATAAAAGCTGCTCATGCTGCAAAAGAAGCTGAAAAAGCAATTATCAGATCATCACCATCAATAACAACTGTTGTTAAAAGTGGTAGACAATATAGACTTGGTGGATATGGTGGTTGCAAATCAGCTAATTCACCAACTAGTTCAGCATCacatattcaaaatattgattcaattgaaaatgaagaatATCATAGAGAaactgttaataaattaaaaaaattaccagcATGTGAACGTGTTTTTccaaa aTTCAAGCCAATTGAACTCAagtcatcagcatcatcatcatcatcttcgtCAGCATCATTAGTCCCATCAGAATCAAAGATACGAGTTTTTCCAGCTAAACCAAGTTTACCAAAATGTACAAAATGTGGTGATAAAGTAGGACCATTGGCCTCTTGTGGTCACCAATCACATCAAAACAGTCAATCTTTTGGTAGTGCTAATACATTTCTCACTTTTAACGACCAAGGAGTTCCAAAATTGACAGAAATCCAATTTCCAACATCACTAGCAAGCAACTCTAATTCAGCTCCAACTTCAAACTGTAACTTGAATGATTTTGATGAAGctattg GTGCACCAGGTATGTCATTTGCTGATCAAGAAAAATGGTATCGTGGTGAAACAAAACCAGTAAATGAACCTGCTGATCCTATATCACAGCATATATTCTTTCAACATGTTCTTGAACAAacaaaaagaggaaaaaaaacaaaagctgCAATGTCTGaagcaaaattaaattttggacCAATACAACGTCCTCAAAAtgttgaacaaaataaaacaaaaattgaagcaCAAGAAGCTAAATTATATAGTTTAGATGGACCAATTTATGAATTGATAACACAACCACCACAGCCATCTTGTGCTGAAACTATTGAAGAATATCAAGAAGATCGTCAAATGTCGGAGAGAATTCAGCATGATTTATTacatcaaggaaaaaaaatagctgaaTCAAGTCCATCACATCAATATTCATAcag TAATTTGGGATATAAACCAGTTAAGAAAAATAGCAACACATTTGTTATACGTGATTCTTgtgcaccaccaccatcacttACAATAGAACCTGCTAAAACTAATTGTGGTTGTTCTGGTACTGGTGCCTCATCATGTACTGGTTCATGTGGATGTTCTGGTGGTTCATCATGTAATGGCTCATGTGGATGTAAAGGTTGTGGAACAAGTGGTACTGGAGCTTGTGGTTGTACAGGTGGTACTAATTGTAATGGTAGCTGTGGTTGTTCAGGCggtaataattcaaatgaacAATCAATACATCCACTAATTAAAGATATTGATAGTTCTTATGAATCTGGAAGAGTAGAAATTGATTCAAGCTCAGTTGAAAGTGCTCCATCTTATTCTGATGAAAGTAAAGTATATTGtaacaaatgtaaaaatttatattattaa